A region of Deltaproteobacteria bacterium DNA encodes the following proteins:
- the rpmC gene encoding 50S ribosomal protein L29 produces MKASEFRELTDNELSKKKDELKEEIFNLRIQIATQQTTNVARINNLKKDLARLLTVIREKDTAQGEVS; encoded by the coding sequence ATGAAGGCGAGCGAATTCAGGGAGTTGACGGATAACGAGCTGTCAAAGAAAAAAGATGAGCTAAAGGAAGAAATTTTCAATCTGAGAATCCAGATAGCCACTCAGCAGACGACAAATGTCGCGAGGATTAATAATTTGAAGAAAGACCTCGCGCGGCTGTTGACCGTAATCAGAGAAAAGGACACTGCACAGGGAGAAGTTAGTTAA
- the rpsQ gene encoding 30S ribosomal protein S17, giving the protein MPRGKYKSRVGTVVSDKMDKTVVVDVIHIRKDPRYKKAFKMNTKFKAHDENQECRVGDKVQILETRPYSKTKRWRVSKILERGIQLEVDAELDNAGGNLE; this is encoded by the coding sequence ATGCCGAGAGGGAAATATAAATCTAGAGTCGGAACCGTCGTGAGCGACAAGATGGATAAAACAGTCGTTGTTGACGTGATCCATATCCGGAAAGATCCGAGATACAAAAAGGCTTTCAAAATGAACACTAAATTCAAGGCTCACGATGAAAACCAGGAGTGCAGGGTAGGGGACAAGGTGCAGATACTCGAAACCAGGCCCTACAGCAAGACCAAGAGATGGAGAGTGAGCAAAATTCTCGAGCGCGGAATTCAGCTCGAAGTTGATGCGGAGCTTGATAATGCGGGAGGGAATTTAGAGTGA